GCGTAAGGCTGTTGAGGCGCACCTCCCGGGTGGTGACGCCGACCGCGACCGGGCTGCGGGTGGCGGCGCACGCACGACGGGTGCTCGGCGAGGTGGACGCCCTGGTGCAGGACGCGGCTTCCGGACACACCCGGCTGCGCATCGGCTACGCCTGGTCGGCGCTCGGCCGCCACACCCTCGCCTTCCAGCGTCGGTGGACGGCGCAACGCCCGGAGACGGAGCTCCAGCTGGTGCGCGTGAACTCCGCGAGCGCCGGTCTCGCGGAGGGCACCTGCGACATGGCGGTGGTGCGCAGGCCACTGGAGGACCGGCGCTTCGACGCGGCGATCGTCGGCCTGGAACGGCGTCTGTGCGCGCTGGCCGCCGACGATCCCCTGGCCCGGCGCCGCTCGGTGCGGCTGTCCGACCTCGGCGGGCGGACCCTCCTGGTCGACCGCCGTACCGGCACCACCACCCCGGAACTGTGGCCGCCCGACGCGCGCCCCGCCACCGAGGAGACCCACGACG
The sequence above is a segment of the Streptomyces asoensis genome. Coding sequences within it:
- a CDS encoding LysR family transcriptional regulator translates to MDMSDRGPGVELRQLRCLVAIIDEGGFTDAAAVLGVSQAAVSRTLASLEQALGVRLLRRTSRVVTPTATGLRVAAHARRVLGEVDALVQDAASGHTRLRIGYAWSALGRHTLAFQRRWTAQRPETELQLVRVNSASAGLAEGTCDMAVVRRPLEDRRFDAAIVGLERRLCALAADDPLARRRSVRLSDLGGRTLLVDRRTGTTTPELWPPDARPATEETHDVDDWLTVIATGRSVGMTAEATANQYPRPGVVYRPVRDAEPVAVRLVWWRDDPHPATQAVIELLTTLYRAQ